The following proteins come from a genomic window of Stigmatopora nigra isolate UIUO_SnigA chromosome 9, RoL_Snig_1.1, whole genome shotgun sequence:
- the LOC144201865 gene encoding sentrin-specific protease 5-like translates to MKDSKSHTEGLSHGLKCAPRHRSKKLQMWTWWRRKDTPFWAFLRARRSRVARGRPNLTTESRLNAQHAETFPPLLEKSSLQRQAEVTGHTARRDSGAAAPGSPDGKKRAVPSGGVARTRRRRNRFLDRARSDTISGKTTGPFDVSLTKAAEHIHEFLHVFLNKYGSFIPLRKQDVSDHLKKHLKANFNGSGKYCIWDMTQRIMALSQKALLSFQVVFEKHTLTLDDLSTLDQQTWLNDQVINTYGELIMDAAQHKVHFLNTFFHRKLAAKGFDGVKRWTKQVDLFSKTLVLVPVHLEFHWCLVAVDMRCKKISLLDSQELASQQVPQNILKYLKEEAREKRRRSFVDGWKLSSDEVPQQSNENDCGVFVLEYSRCLALGRPLRFSQRDIPQIRRRIYKELCERKLHG, encoded by the exons ATGAAGGACTCCAAATCTCACACGGAGGGGCTTTCCCACGGCCTCAAATGCGCCCCGAGACATCGGAGCAAGAAATTACAAATGTGGACTTGGTGGAGGAGGAAAGACACGCCCTTTTGGGCTTTTCTCCGGGCCCGAAGATCCAGGGTGGCCCGGGGACGGCCTAATCTCACCACCGAGTCACGGCTGAATGCTCAGCACGCCGAGACCTTTCCACCGCTCCTAGAAAAAAGTTCTCTCCAACGGCAAGCGGAAGTTACGGGCCACACGGCGAGGCGAGACTCCGGCGCCGCGGCGCCCGGAAGCCCGGACGGAAAGAAAAGGGCGGTTCCCTCGGGGGGCGTGGCCCGCACCAGGAGACGCAGAAACAGGTTTCTGGATCGGGCGCGTTCGGACACCATCTCTGGCAAAACCACCGGGCCCTTTGACGTCAGCTTGACCAAAGCGGCGGAGCACATCCACG AATTTCTCCACGTGTTCTTGAACAAGTACGGAAGTTTTATCCCTCTGCGAAAGCAAGATGTGTCGGACCACCTGAAAAAACACTTGAAGGCCAATTTCAACGGCAG tgGCAAATATTGCATCTGGGACATGACGCAGCGCATAATGGCTTTGTCGCAGAAGGCCCTGCTCTCCTTCCAGGTGGTCTTTGAGAAGCACACGCTAACGCTGGACGATTTATCCACTCTGGACCAGCAAACTTGGCTCAACGACCAG GTGATCAACACGTACGGGGAATTGATTATGGACGCCGCCCAACACAAG GTCCACTTTCTCAACACTTTCTTTCACCGGAAGCTGGCGGCCAAAGGTTTCGACGGCGTCAAACGATGGACCAAGCAG GTGGATTTGTTCTCCAAGACTTTGGTGTTGGTGCCCGTCCATCTGGAGTTTCACTGGTGCCTGGTGGCGGTGGATATGCGTTGCAAGAAAATCTCCCTGCTGGATTCCCAGGAATTGGCTTCGCAACAAGTCCCGCAG AACATCCTGAAATACCTGAAGGAAGAAGCCAGGGAGAAGCGACGCCGCTCTTTCGTGGACGGTTGGAAGCTGTCGTCGGATGAG GTCCCGCAGCAGAGCAACGAGAACGACTGCGGGGTCTTTGTGCTGGAG TATTCCAGATGCCTGGCCTTGGGCCGCCCGCTGCGTTTCTCCCAGCGAGACATCCCGCAGATCCGCCGGCGCATCTACAAGGAGCTGTGCGAGCGGAAGCTCCATGGCTAA
- the ahsg2 gene encoding alpha-2-HS-glycoprotein 2 isoform X1 translates to MNGLTLTLTLAALAVLGPLALAGGAQLSLRQPDCDSVEAEEAGAAARDHLNAQHSHGYKYQLNRIEDIKILSKPGSNDTYYVVEVDLLETDCHVLDPTPVANCTVRPKALTAVEGDCDVVLKRLAGVLTVTAFKCKTEESTEDLCLGCPSLLPLNDSKALDFVHASLATFNNQTLNATYSLLEVGRMSTQVVSGGPHYLAEYIVAESNCTEDLCAALDPVTATRGICTAQGSGVAHTVDCKMFSATVAPAEGNGTGLPHVLPKFHAQTQNVSRRHGLRHHKLTPLHDPHLSGFLSSESDSAEVVSTASPAASNSTSNSASNSTSTSASNSTSNSTSNSVSASNEVPLERVKRDVAAAAAAVTEAVVLAPPCPGRRRYF, encoded by the exons ATGAACGGTCTGACGTTGACGTTGACGCTGGCGGCGCTGGCGGTCTTGGGACCGCTGGCTTTGGCGGGCGGCGCTCAGCTGAGTCTCCGTCAGCCCGACTGCGACTCGGTGGAGGCGGAAGAAGCCGGCGCGGCGGCTCGGGACCACCTCAACGCTCAGCACTCCCACGGCTACAAATATCAACTCAACAGGATCGAGGACATCAAAATCCTCAGCAAG CCCGGCTCCAACGACACGTACTACGTGGTGGAAGTGGACCTCCTGGAGACGGACTGCCACGTGTTGGACCCCACGCCCGTGGCCAACTGCACCGTGCGACCCAAAGCGCTGACG GCCGTGGAAGGCGACTGCGACGTGGTACTGAAAAGGCTGGCGGGGGTTCTCACCGTCACCGCCTTCAAGTGTAAGACCGAAG AATCCACGGAGGACCTGTGCCTGGGCTGCCCGAGCCTCCTCCCGCTGAACGACAGCAAAGCCCTGGACTTTGTCCACGCCTCGCTGGCCACCTTCAACAACCAGACGCTCAACGCCACCTACTCCCTCCTGGAGGTGGGCAGGATGTCGACACAG GTGGTCTCCGGCGGGCCGCACTACCTGGCAGAGTACATCGTCGCCGAGTCCAACTGCACCGAGGATTTGTGCGCGGCCCTGGACCCGGTGACGGCC ACTCGCGGTATTTGCACGGCTCAAGGTTCGGGAGTGGCTCACACGGTGGACTGCAAGATGTTTTCAGCCACG GTGGCGCCCGCGGAGGGCAACGGCACGGGGCTTCCTCACGTGCTTCCCAAATTCCACGCGCAGACGCAAAACGTGTCGAGGCGGCACGGGCTGAGACACCACAAGCTGACCCCGCTTCACGACCCGCACCTGAGCGGATTCTTGTCCTCCGAATCGGATTCTGCCGAGGTGGTGTCCACGGCGTCCCCCGCCGCGTCCAACAGCACGTCCAACAGCGCGTCCAACAGCACGTCCACTAGCGCGTCCAACAGCACGTCCAACAGCACGTCCAACAGCGTCTCGGCCAGCAACGAGGTTCCCTTGGAGAGGGTTAAAAGAGACGttgccgccgctgccgccgccgtaACGGAGGCTGTGGTCCTGGCCCCGCCGTGCCCGGGAAGACGCAGATACTTCTAA
- the ahsg2 gene encoding alpha-2-HS-glycoprotein 2 isoform X2, giving the protein MNGLTLTLTLAALAVLGPLALAGGAQLSLRQPDCDSVEAEEAGAAARDHLNAQHSHGYKYQLNRIEDIKILSKPGSNDTYYVVEVDLLETDCHVLDPTPVANCTVRPKALTAVEGDCDVVLKRLAGVLTVTAFKCKTEESTEDLCLGCPSLLPLNDSKALDFVHASLATFNNQTLNATYSLLEVGRMSTQVVSGGPHYLAEYIVAESNCTEDLCAALDPVTATRGICTAQGSGVAHTVDCKMFSATVAPAEGNGTGLPHVLPKFHAQTQNVSRRHGLRHHKLTPLHDPHLSGFLSSESDSAEVVSTASPAASNSTSNSASNSTSNSVSASNEVPLERVKRDVAAAAAAVTEAVVLAPPCPGRRRYF; this is encoded by the exons ATGAACGGTCTGACGTTGACGTTGACGCTGGCGGCGCTGGCGGTCTTGGGACCGCTGGCTTTGGCGGGCGGCGCTCAGCTGAGTCTCCGTCAGCCCGACTGCGACTCGGTGGAGGCGGAAGAAGCCGGCGCGGCGGCTCGGGACCACCTCAACGCTCAGCACTCCCACGGCTACAAATATCAACTCAACAGGATCGAGGACATCAAAATCCTCAGCAAG CCCGGCTCCAACGACACGTACTACGTGGTGGAAGTGGACCTCCTGGAGACGGACTGCCACGTGTTGGACCCCACGCCCGTGGCCAACTGCACCGTGCGACCCAAAGCGCTGACG GCCGTGGAAGGCGACTGCGACGTGGTACTGAAAAGGCTGGCGGGGGTTCTCACCGTCACCGCCTTCAAGTGTAAGACCGAAG AATCCACGGAGGACCTGTGCCTGGGCTGCCCGAGCCTCCTCCCGCTGAACGACAGCAAAGCCCTGGACTTTGTCCACGCCTCGCTGGCCACCTTCAACAACCAGACGCTCAACGCCACCTACTCCCTCCTGGAGGTGGGCAGGATGTCGACACAG GTGGTCTCCGGCGGGCCGCACTACCTGGCAGAGTACATCGTCGCCGAGTCCAACTGCACCGAGGATTTGTGCGCGGCCCTGGACCCGGTGACGGCC ACTCGCGGTATTTGCACGGCTCAAGGTTCGGGAGTGGCTCACACGGTGGACTGCAAGATGTTTTCAGCCACG GTGGCGCCCGCGGAGGGCAACGGCACGGGGCTTCCTCACGTGCTTCCCAAATTCCACGCGCAGACGCAAAACGTGTCGAGGCGGCACGGGCTGAGACACCACAAGCTGACCCCGCTTCACGACCCGCACCTGAGCGGATTCTTGTCCTCCGAATCGGATTCTGCCGAGGTGGTGTCCACGGCGTCCCCCGCCGCGTCCAACAGCACGTCCAACAGCG CGTCCAACAGCACGTCCAACAGCGTCTCGGCCAGCAACGAGGTTCCCTTGGAGAGGGTTAAAAGAGACGttgccgccgctgccgccgccgtaACGGAGGCTGTGGTCCTGGCCCCGCCGTGCCCGGGAAGACGCAGATACTTCTAA
- the LOC144201637 gene encoding uncharacterized protein LOC144201637: protein MAPLEPTCSRVFLYSSTLFLLLAALRGSSGRGVEEASRARASDLYSPASSGPRGRRPPHPPPAPAPASTSSSSRVGRLLVSPLGKNPGASDALDLDPADYQADMPWQQQERPSKSDQRLADRLLKMDPTVECTSDAMKLRVHRDSFAPRPLVFVDRGDLSPLPLSVLPPSCGYDVASSPGHVILVAPYHGCFVTLQEDSFALALLWWGLAMTVTCPLSVAAPAEPPMVTCHPQGMMVKTKWSTPLSDVKINVTGQWELLDGALSKCGMSVARVDQGVLIHVPYGPCVYKKDGTYTLRLAGEQQRETEVSCPAAVQDPPKPGTEPRNVPFPPFHHFPSHPVTAVTPKKPLERPRLPEKDRPQAPATMPPRRPDNHLPSFLFPNPPDGPVRGATPTASPSRFQPPVAPQLPKADETAPSVPPPKRPLPEDRLAVGGKPYYPFLPNPWPENRKDPGPVAGGSGDPTYPQVPEPGKKPGRETGPLNKPYPFLPEPGKKPGTDTDGSPLSEAKPTAGPRLPEAGTIGAARQIRPYLFTFPPDPQKKPEAENPGRPLYPVPDPKEGDGIPSGHPQKPDLAPPPPSFPTPATKEPVPDPQNPGKVPESPYRPDPDTRKLIPEGPVYPLFPVPGLGGATPKPAKEAVRSPDPGPHPPYAVPALSGKPMIPQVDVTDPDPYGFFPKPEKTPEEGNEVGVPHPSHPLFPMPAPEKKGENGKPPTGKVQPASPTFPRPKEAGKKPAPWPVKVQMPVPPPEPYPRPGHLRPHPPYPPYSKPLPKPRPNKAKRPHVVPGQSLRQYFPQYPGPGPGPQEPGKRPGWKPPLWSENKVVGKPAARNPYLVYPTPSWGELPANPMMPEAPGHVPPPKLSNPLPVGPGPEGDVPAKAYGPPEPPTAVNPVQRTPGKDLPLVEETAKAVDPRWRPPPPPPVQGSKTASKMACARFCSVGVSNCCPQITFHQHVYLSPAAPGEKLTRILSRQLPFGPPVAYHPPSEGGGDASIAAGDAGVPAKGQASRRHGDGRAAAMAGSSPKSVALPETWRYPHLLEANVAPSSRRPGGGGGGGDENPSVTGSQLSDHVRPFVVHNPSGDAGGFLKDPAGPRADPRGLKRPGPRPPHDMPNDAEAPKNTLSPWDIPRGNPARMRERTGASQSKGYVLLHRGPPGKEPRGLAGSRRHRNFPARLRRGMGNVGFSAATAAAAADRGALPKWTLKR from the exons ATGGCACCGCTCGAGCCGACGTGCTCTCGGGTTTTCCTCTACTCCTCGACGTTGTTTCTGCTGCTGGCCGCCCTCCGCGGTTCCTCTGGCCGAGGTGTCGAAGAGGCGTCGCGAGCCCGGGCGTCAGACTTGTACTCTCCGGCGAGTTCTGGCCCCAGGGGGCGCCGTCCTCCCcatcctcctcctgctcctgcTCCTGCTTCTACTTCATCTTCTTCTCGCGTTGGGAGGCTGCTGGTGTCGCCGCTCGGCAAGAACCCAGGCGCGTCTGACGCTTTGGACCTGGATCCTGCCGATTATCAAGCCGATATGC CGTGGCAACAGCAAGAAAGGCCTTCCAAATCGGACCAACGGCTGGCGGATCGGCTGCTCAAAATGGATCCGACAGTGGAATGTACGTCGGACGCCATGAAACTTCGCGTCCACCGTGACTCTTTTGCTCCCAGACCGCTGGTTTTTGTGGACCGAG GCGACCTATCGCCGCTGCCTCTCTCCGTTCTCCCGCCAAGCTGCGGTTACGACGTGGCCTCCTCGCCCGGCCACGTCATCTTGGTGGCGCCGTACCACGGCTGCTTTGTCACGCTTCAG GAGGATTCTTTTGCGCTGGCGTTACTGTGGTGGGGCCTGGCCATGACCGTGACTTGCCCCCTGAGCGTGGCCGCTCCGGCCGAGCCGCCCATGGTCACCTGCCACCCGCAAGGCATGATGGTGAAAACCAAATGGAGCACTCCGCTCTCCGATGTGAAAATAAACG TGACTGGCCAATGGGAGCTGCTCGATGGCGCCTTGTCCAAATGCGGGATGAGCGTGGCCAGAGTGGACCAAGGGGTGCTGATCCACGTGCCTTATGGTCCGTGCGTCTAcaaaaag GATGGGACGTACACCTTGCGATTGGCGGGGGAACAACAACGAGAAACTGAAGTGTCGTGTCCGGCCGCGGTCCAAGATCCGCCCAAACCTGGAACGGAGCCTCGGAATGTGCCCTTTCCGCCCTTCCATCATTTCCCTTCCCATCCGGTCACGGCCGTTACGCCTAAAAAGCCGTTGGAGAGGCCACGCCTCCCCGAAAAGGACCGTCCCCAGGCTCCCGCTACGATGCCGCCACGACGGCCCGATAACCATCTGCCCTCTTTTCTGTTCCCCAATCCACCCGATGGGCCCGTCCGGGGGGCCACGCCCACGGCGTCGCCAAGCCGTTTCCAGCCCCCCGTCGCGCCCCAATTGCCCAAAGCGGACGAGACGGCGCCTTCCGTCCCGCCCCCAAAGAGGCCCCTACCCGAAGACCGTTTGGCGGTCGGGGGGAAACCGTATTACCCCTTCCTGCCAAATCCGTGGCCCGAAAATCGCAAGGACCCGGGCCCAGTGGCCGGCGGTTCCGGAGATCCGACGTATCCGCAAGTTCCCGAGCCCGGGAAAAAACCCGGCCGTGAGACGGGTCCTCTGAATAAACCATATCCCTTTTTGCCGGAGCCCGGCAAGAAGCCCGGCACGGATACGGATGGAAGTCCGTTGAGCGAGGCGAAGCCCACGGCGGGTCCACGGCTCCCAGAGGCCGGGACCATTGGGGCCGCCCGACAGATCCGTCCCTACTTGTTTACATTTCCGCCAGATCCCCAAAAGAAACCCGAGGCTGAAAACCCGGGCCGTCCGCTTTATCCCGTGCCCGATCCCAAAGAAGGGGATGGAATCCCGAGCGGCCATCCACAAAAACCGGACTTGGCGCCACCGCCCCCTTCCTTCCCCACGCCGGCCACTAAGGAGCCTGTGCCGGACCCCCAAAATCCAGGTAAAGTCCCGGAGTCCCCCTACCGACCTGACCCCGACACCAGAAAGTTAATACCCGAAGGGCCAGTGTATCCGCTTTTCCCCGTTCCCGGTCTTGGGGGGGCCACCCCGAAACCTGCGAAGGAAGCGGTGCGGTCCCCCGATCCGGGTCCCCACCCTCCTTACGCTGTGCCCGCCTTGAGCGGAAAGCCGATGATACCCCAGGTGGATGTGACGGACCCCGACCCGTACGGGTTTTTCCCAAAGCCCGAAAAAACTCCGGAAGAAGGCAACGAGGTGGGCGTGCCGCACCCCTCCCACCCGCTCTTCCCGATGCCCGCTCCAGAAAAGAAGGGCGAGAATGGGAAACCCCCCACGGGTAAAGTCCAGCCCGCCTCTCCGACGTTTCCCCGCCCTAAAGAAGCGGGCAAAAAGCCGGCGCCGTGGCCCGTCAAAGTGCAAATGCCCGTCCCTCCTCCCGAGCCGTACCCGCGGCCGGGCCATCTGCGGCCTCACCCGCCTTACCCGCCTTACTCCAAGCCGCTTCCCAAGCCACGTCCCAACAAAGCCAAACGACCGCACGTTGTTCCCGGGCAAAGTCTGCGGCAGTACTTTCCGCAGTACCCCGGTCCCGGGCCCGGTCCTCAAGAGCCGGGCAAACGTCCGGGGTGGAAACCGCCGCTGTGGTCGGAAAACAAAGTGGTGGGCAAACCGGCGGCGCGCAATCCCTACCTGGTTTACCCTACGCCCAGCTGGGGAGAATTGCCCGCAAATCCAATGATGCCCGAAGCGCCCGGTCACGTGCCTCCGCCCAAGCTTTCGAATCCGCTTCCCGTCGGCCCGGGGCCCGAAGGAGACGTCCCCGCCAAAGCGTACGGGCCTCCGGAACCCCCGACGGCGGTAAATCCCGTCCAACGGACTCCCGGGAAAGACTTGCCCCTGGTGGAGGAGACGGCTAAGGCGGTTGACCCGCGAtggcgcccgccgccgccgccgccggtccAGGGCTCCAAAACGGCTTCCAAAATGGCTTGCGCCCGCTTTTGCTCGGTGGGTGTGAGCAATTGCTGCCCCCAAATCACCTTCCACCAGCACGTCTACCTGTCCCCTGCCGCACCGGGCGAAAAATTGACGCGCATCTTGTCGCGCCAACTTCCGTTTGGCCCTCCCGTGGCCTATCACCCACCCTCCGAGGGCGGCGGCGACGCCAGCATCGCGGCCGGAGACGCCGGCGTCCCCGCTAAAGGGCAAGCGTCTCGGCGGCACGGCGATGGGCGAGCGGCAGCAATGGCGGGGAGTTCTCCCAAGAGCGTGGCGCTCCCCGAAACGTGGCGTTACCCGCATTTGCTGGAAGCCAACGTGGCTCCGTCTTCTCGGcggcccggcggcggcggcggcggcggcgacgagaATCCTTCCGTGACGGGAAGCCAGTTGTCGGATCACGTCAGGCCGTTCGTGGTTCACAATCCGTCCGGAGACGCAGGAGGATTTCTCAAGGATCCGGCGGGTCCGCGAGCCGATCCACGCGGGCTCAAACGTCCGGGCCCCCGGCCCCCTCACGACATGCCGAACGACGCCGAAGCGCCCAAAAACACTTTGTCCCCGTGGGATATTCCCCGTGGGAACCCGGCCCGGATGCGTGAGCGGACGGGAGCCTCCCAATCCAAAGGTTACGTGCTACTCCACCGCGGTCCACCGGGGAAGGAACCCAGAGGTTTGGCGGGATCCCGACGCCACCGAAACTTCCCGGCGAGGCTGCGGCGTGGAATGGGGAACGTGGGCTTctcggcggcgacggcggcggcggcggcggaccgAGGCGCCCTTCCAAAATGGACTCTAAAGCGGTGA
- the pfn2a gene encoding profilin 2a isoform X1: MSWQSYVENLMSDGSCQDSAIVGYLDAKYVWAAHDGGTFNSITSQEIDVLVGKDRETFYTCGLTLGSKKCSVLRDSLQDEGDWTMDMRTKSQGGEPTYNISVGRARQVLVVVMGKEAVHGGKLNKKAHEMADYLRKVGY; the protein is encoded by the exons ATGTCTTGGCAAAGCTACGTGGAAAACCTGATGTCCGATGGCAGCTGTCAGGACAGCGCCATTGTTGGCTATTTGGACGCCAAATACGTTTGGGCAGCGCACGACGGAGGGACTTTCAACAGTATCACG tctcAAGAAATTGACGTGCTGGTGGGCAAAGACAGGGAGACCTTTTACACCTGCGGTCTCACTCTGGGCTCAAAGAAGTGCTCGGTGCTCAGAGACAGCCTGCAGGACGAAGGCGACTGGACCATGGACATGAGGACAAAGAGCCAAGGAGGAGAACCCACGTACAACATTTCCGTGGGACGAGCCAGACAAG TATTGGTTGTAGTCATGGGAAAGGAGGCGGTCCATGGTGGAAAACTAAACAAGAAAGCACATGAAATGGCGGATTACCTGAGGAAGGTTGGATATTAA
- the pfn2a gene encoding profilin 2a isoform X2, whose product MSWQSYVENLMSDGSCQDSAIVGYLDAKYVWAAHDGGTFNSITSQEIDVLVGKDRETFYTCGLTLGSKKCSVLRDSLQDEGDWTMDMRTKSQGGEPTYNISVGRARQVLVLVMGKEGVHGGGLNKKAFSMAKYLRDSGF is encoded by the exons ATGTCTTGGCAAAGCTACGTGGAAAACCTGATGTCCGATGGCAGCTGTCAGGACAGCGCCATTGTTGGCTATTTGGACGCCAAATACGTTTGGGCAGCGCACGACGGAGGGACTTTCAACAGTATCACG tctcAAGAAATTGACGTGCTGGTGGGCAAAGACAGGGAGACCTTTTACACCTGCGGTCTCACTCTGGGCTCAAAGAAGTGCTCGGTGCTCAGAGACAGCCTGCAGGACGAAGGCGACTGGACCATGGACATGAGGACAAAGAGCCAAGGAGGAGAACCCACGTACAACATTTCCGTGGGACGAGCCAGACAAG TTTTGGTTCTTGTAATGGGAAAAGAAGGGGTCCACGGAGGCGGATTGAATAAGAAGGCTTTCTCCATGGCAAAATACTTGAGGGATTCGGGCTTTTAA